One genomic window of Candidatus Nitrosopumilus sediminis includes the following:
- a CDS encoding GNAT family N-acetyltransferase has translation MMEIKIRDANNLDKIPILKFCKNTFSWGDYIEHVWDYWLSEGNLFLAQNQYPVGFCHAVYSKDQIWIEGIRIDPKYRRHNIASKLVKHAETIGMKKNLHFSFMLIDTENSESLCMANSLNYNIFQTWNFYSLEPKTNPNHNVTFVKSLNLKLYSHYVKSWRWLPFDDETLTSLYKKNCIVKSDMNGKNSIALLTDSEHFDNTLIVTLFSNSSESALEVISFLQNFGIEKNYERIQILTREKLPNFNSLEYKISFHLMKKTLV, from the coding sequence ATGATGGAAATAAAAATTAGAGATGCTAATAATTTGGATAAAATTCCAATTTTGAAATTCTGTAAAAATACTTTTTCTTGGGGTGATTATATTGAACATGTTTGGGATTATTGGCTATCTGAAGGGAATTTGTTTTTGGCCCAAAATCAATATCCAGTTGGGTTTTGTCATGCAGTTTATTCCAAAGATCAAATTTGGATCGAGGGAATTAGAATCGATCCTAAATATCGTCGTCATAATATTGCATCAAAACTAGTAAAGCATGCTGAAACAATTGGGATGAAAAAAAATCTCCATTTTTCTTTCATGCTTATAGATACTGAAAATTCTGAATCTTTATGCATGGCTAATTCTCTAAATTATAATATTTTTCAAACTTGGAATTTCTATTCTCTAGAACCAAAAACCAATCCAAATCATAATGTTACATTTGTAAAATCTCTCAATTTGAAACTTTATTCCCACTATGTAAAATCCTGGAGATGGCTTCCCTTTGATGATGAAACATTGACGTCACTCTATAAAAAAAACTGTATTGTAAAATCTGATATGAATGGAAAAAATTCCATTGCACTTCTTACTGACTCGGAACATTTTGATAACACTTTAATCGTTACACTATTTTCAAATTCAAGTGAATCTGCATTGGAAGTTATTTCATTTTTACAAAATTTTGGTATTGAAAAAAACTATGAACGTATTCAAATTTTAACTAGGGAGAAATTGCCAAATTTTAATTCATTAGAATATAAAATTTCGTTTCATTTAATGAAAAAAACTCTAGTTTGA
- a CDS encoding fumarylacetoacetate hydrolase family protein, producing the protein MKIARLSCENNETYGFVKGNKVSTKDEITYLTGVPIPQNVKDFLFDGWYDEIKNKINDLPYEENLSKYKLLAPIPNPNKIICLAFNYVDHAKEQGLQAPEDPAIVIKPRTTLNSTNSDIACPDFVTQLDYEIELALIIGKNCKNISIEDAPNAIFGYMVFNDVSARDIQFKDKQFTRGKSFDSFAPCGPWITTKDEIQNPQNLKMTTKVNGELRQNSSSNNMFIKIPEIVSKISKVMTLEKGDIISTGTPAGVMLNKPNAVFLKDGDKVEMEIESLGILNNTIKIIKSN; encoded by the coding sequence ATGAAAATAGCACGATTGTCATGTGAAAACAATGAAACATATGGTTTTGTTAAGGGAAATAAAGTATCTACAAAAGATGAAATTACATACTTGACAGGTGTGCCCATTCCTCAAAATGTAAAAGATTTTCTTTTTGATGGATGGTATGATGAAATAAAAAATAAAATTAATGATTTGCCATATGAAGAGAACCTTTCAAAATACAAATTGTTAGCACCAATTCCAAATCCAAATAAGATAATTTGTTTAGCATTTAACTATGTAGATCACGCAAAAGAGCAAGGATTACAAGCACCTGAAGATCCAGCCATCGTAATCAAACCACGGACTACATTAAACAGTACAAATTCAGATATTGCTTGCCCAGATTTTGTTACACAGTTAGATTATGAAATAGAATTAGCCTTGATTATCGGAAAAAATTGTAAGAATATCAGCATTGAGGATGCACCTAATGCAATTTTTGGATATATGGTATTCAATGATGTTTCTGCAAGAGATATTCAATTCAAGGATAAGCAGTTCACAAGGGGGAAAAGTTTTGATTCTTTTGCACCATGTGGACCATGGATTACAACTAAAGATGAAATCCAAAATCCGCAAAATCTAAAAATGACTACAAAGGTCAATGGGGAATTAAGGCAAAATTCTTCATCAAATAACATGTTTATTAAAATTCCAGAAATTGTTTCAAAAATTTCTAAAGTAATGACATTAGAAAAAGGAGACATCATTTCTACAGGGACTCCTGCAGGAGTAATGCTGAATAAACCAAATGCAGTGTTTTTAAAAGATGGGGATAAAGTAGAAATGGAAATTGAGAGTTTGGGAATTTTAAACAATACAATAAAAATTATAAAATCAAACTAG
- the gltX gene encoding glutamate--tRNA ligase, with translation MDEELRNEIRKMALQNAFEHEGETRDKIILGKILGTKAELRSKVKEISPEISEIVSSVNQLSLEEQEKEIKENFSEILIPKEKIKEREGLPELKDAEQGKVITRFPPEPNGYPHIGHAKAAIINSEYAKMYDGKFILRMDDTNPEAERMEYHAAIKVGLEWLGIEFDTVKNTSDDMEIFYEKGIELINSGKAYVCTCKREDISKNRRERKACKCSTENIEKNYKNWQKMNEKFKPGDAIVRFRGDMKADNAVMRDPVLFRIIEGKHYTLGEKYRIWPSYDMAVAIEDSIDGVTHAFRSKEFELRKELIDAILDALHMRKPSQGFFSRLEFKGMPISKRIIKPLIEEGKVSWYDDPRLPTLEALRRRGIKPEAIRKFIMSLGLTKANTLAPFDSLEAFNRKFVDADSIRLFMVSNAKKLTVRNVPISSVEIQNHPINDMGKRKIEIDGNFYISGDDAKNIDEGTQIRLLGLGNVLITKSGIELEGEFVENGETTNIVKIQWVPQKTAHEIKMVIPKTLFIGDEFNENSLEELDVYTEPHYLQLKEGEEIQFVRFGYCRKDSQNQAIFTHK, from the coding sequence ATGGATGAAGAACTTAGGAACGAAATTCGAAAAATGGCTCTTCAAAATGCTTTTGAGCATGAAGGAGAAACTAGAGATAAAATAATTTTAGGAAAAATTCTGGGAACAAAAGCAGAACTTAGAAGTAAAGTAAAAGAAATATCTCCAGAAATTTCTGAAATTGTTTCATCAGTTAATCAGTTGTCATTAGAAGAACAAGAGAAAGAAATCAAAGAAAATTTTTCAGAGATTTTAATTCCTAAAGAGAAAATTAAAGAAAGGGAAGGGCTTCCAGAACTAAAAGATGCAGAACAAGGCAAAGTCATAACAAGATTTCCACCTGAACCTAATGGATATCCTCACATTGGTCATGCAAAAGCTGCTATCATCAATTCAGAATATGCCAAGATGTATGATGGAAAATTTATTCTAAGAATGGATGACACAAATCCAGAAGCAGAAAGAATGGAATACCATGCAGCTATCAAAGTAGGATTAGAGTGGTTAGGGATTGAATTCGATACCGTAAAAAATACATCAGATGACATGGAGATATTTTATGAAAAAGGAATTGAATTAATCAATTCAGGCAAAGCTTATGTTTGTACTTGTAAAAGAGAAGACATTAGCAAGAATAGAAGAGAAAGAAAAGCTTGCAAATGCAGTACTGAGAATATTGAAAAAAATTATAAAAATTGGCAAAAGATGAATGAGAAATTTAAACCAGGAGATGCAATTGTAAGGTTTCGTGGGGATATGAAAGCAGATAATGCAGTCATGCGAGATCCAGTATTGTTTAGAATTATTGAAGGAAAACATTACACATTAGGAGAAAAATATCGAATTTGGCCAAGTTATGATATGGCTGTTGCCATAGAAGATAGCATTGACGGAGTTACTCATGCATTTCGTTCAAAGGAGTTTGAGTTAAGAAAAGAGTTGATTGATGCAATTTTAGACGCACTACACATGAGAAAGCCTTCACAGGGATTTTTCTCAAGATTAGAATTCAAGGGAATGCCAATTTCGAAAAGAATCATCAAGCCTCTGATTGAAGAAGGCAAGGTTTCATGGTATGATGACCCAAGGTTGCCAACTTTAGAGGCATTAAGACGAAGAGGGATCAAACCGGAAGCTATTAGGAAATTCATTATGTCTTTGGGGTTAACCAAAGCAAACACCCTAGCACCATTTGATTCACTTGAAGCATTCAACAGAAAATTTGTAGATGCAGACAGTATCAGGTTATTCATGGTAAGTAATGCTAAAAAACTCACAGTGCGAAATGTACCAATATCATCAGTTGAAATTCAAAACCATCCAATTAATGACATGGGAAAAAGAAAAATTGAGATCGATGGGAATTTTTACATTTCAGGCGATGATGCAAAAAATATCGATGAAGGAACACAAATTCGTCTTTTAGGTTTAGGTAATGTATTGATCACAAAATCAGGAATAGAATTAGAAGGAGAATTTGTAGAGAATGGTGAAACTACTAACATTGTAAAAATACAGTGGGTTCCTCAAAAGACAGCACATGAAATTAAAATGGTAATTCCAAAAACTCTGTTCATCGGAGACGAATTTAATGAAAATAGTTTAGAGGAATTGGACGTTTATACAGAGCCACATTATCTACAATTAAAAGAAGGGGAAGAAATTCAATTTGTTAGATTTGGATATTGTAGAAAAGATTCACAGAATCAAGCAATTTTTACACACAAGTGA
- a CDS encoding polyprenyl synthetase family protein, with amino-acid sequence MKKTKQIEQNAKIVNKYLNSKLKGNPKKLYDAAGHLIVNGGKRLRPYMVIRSCQILHGKISDAMPAASAVEMVHNFSLVHDDIMDNDDMRHGVPTVHKKFGMPIAILAGDVLFSKAFQVITDSKLPSSATTQLVSRLSKACVDICEGQLLDVKMAEEKKIPSQAEYITMIGKKTAALFDVSCAMGAICATNKPKDISNLSSFGRNLGIAFQITDDLIGVMGDPKITKKPVGNDLREGKKSLPILMAIKLAKGKDKKIILKAFGNSKVARTDLNKAVQVIRSLGIEQNVRKQALKYAEKAEKSLVKYSSPAKIELISLLDFVVKRSV; translated from the coding sequence ATGAAAAAGACTAAACAGATTGAACAAAATGCAAAAATAGTAAACAAGTATCTAAACTCAAAATTAAAAGGAAATCCAAAAAAACTCTATGATGCAGCCGGACATCTTATTGTGAATGGAGGGAAAAGACTTAGACCATACATGGTAATTAGAAGCTGCCAAATTTTACATGGCAAAATCTCCGATGCAATGCCAGCTGCAAGTGCAGTAGAAATGGTACATAATTTCTCATTAGTTCATGATGACATTATGGATAATGATGATATGCGTCATGGAGTTCCAACAGTTCATAAAAAATTTGGTATGCCAATTGCAATTCTTGCAGGGGATGTATTATTTTCAAAAGCATTTCAAGTAATTACTGATTCAAAATTACCATCAAGTGCAACCACGCAACTTGTTTCTAGACTTTCCAAAGCTTGTGTAGACATATGTGAAGGGCAATTACTTGATGTAAAAATGGCAGAAGAAAAGAAAATTCCTTCACAAGCAGAATACATCACAATGATAGGTAAAAAAACAGCCGCACTGTTTGATGTGTCATGTGCAATGGGGGCAATATGTGCAACAAATAAACCAAAAGATATTTCAAATCTTTCATCATTTGGAAGAAACTTAGGAATTGCATTTCAGATTACTGATGATCTTATTGGTGTAATGGGAGATCCTAAAATTACAAAGAAGCCAGTAGGTAATGATCTAAGAGAAGGTAAAAAATCACTTCCAATTTTAATGGCAATTAAATTAGCAAAAGGGAAGGACAAGAAAATTATTTTGAAAGCATTTGGAAATTCAAAAGTTGCAAGAACAGATCTCAATAAAGCTGTACAGGTCATAAGATCCTTAGGGATTGAACAAAATGTGAGAAAACAGGCTCTAAAATACGCAGAAAAAGCCGAGAAATCACTAGTAAAATATTCAAGCCCTGCCAAAATAGAATTAATTTCATTACTAGATTTTGTAGTTAAAAGAAGTGTATAG
- the idi gene encoding isopentenyl-diphosphate Delta-isomerase, protein MSEEFVILVDENDNPIGTEEKVKCHLPNGKLHRAFTALLFDNEGRLVLTRRAKEKMLWPNDWDGTFASHPRESETYVSSGERRMPEELGINGTLDYLHKFEYHVPYKEVGSENEICGTLIGVIDKSTELKEIEGEIDEIKWISSKELLAELKTNPENYCPWMLIALELLEKSNKSMLEKHANVLSTWMNSEVHDELQKAIKIHLPDDKWRLVNEKD, encoded by the coding sequence ATGTCTGAAGAATTTGTAATTTTAGTAGATGAAAATGACAATCCAATTGGAACTGAAGAAAAAGTAAAATGCCATTTGCCTAATGGAAAATTACATAGAGCGTTTACAGCACTGTTGTTTGACAATGAAGGAAGACTGGTTCTAACCAGAAGGGCTAAGGAGAAAATGCTATGGCCTAATGATTGGGATGGAACTTTTGCTAGTCATCCAAGAGAATCAGAAACATATGTTTCCTCAGGAGAAAGAAGAATGCCAGAAGAATTAGGAATTAACGGTACTCTTGATTATCTGCACAAATTTGAATATCATGTTCCTTACAAAGAGGTTGGTTCTGAAAATGAAATTTGTGGAACATTAATTGGGGTTATTGATAAATCTACAGAACTAAAAGAAATTGAGGGGGAAATTGATGAAATAAAATGGATTTCATCAAAAGAATTACTTGCAGAATTAAAGACAAATCCAGAAAATTATTGCCCATGGATGCTCATTGCATTAGAATTATTAGAAAAATCCAACAAATCTATGCTTGAAAAGCATGCAAATGTCTTATCTACATGGATGAACAGTGAAGTTCATGATGAATTGCAAAAAGCAATTAAAATTCATCTACCAGATGACAAATGGAGATTAGTAAATGAAAAAGACTAA
- a CDS encoding isopentenyl phosphate kinase: MILIKLGGSIITNKEKPLSVRKKAIENISKSLRKINEPIIIVHGGGSYGHYWSVKYDMHTKEKKYDLRGVAIVKNSMIELNKIILDSMLKNKLNPYSLPPTDFMSGNKPITKKIKEIAKIARTGLIPVTYGDALWYGQKKTYILSGDKIMTHIAKILKPRLCIFALNEDGLYSDLKSKKLIYELKGERATISENKMDVTGGMSRKVEEASKIAKIGLNVFFVNGNKPERIVKAVKNRTFEGTLFRGKRNV, encoded by the coding sequence ATGATTCTGATAAAATTAGGCGGTTCAATTATCACAAATAAAGAAAAACCATTATCAGTAAGGAAAAAAGCCATTGAGAATATTTCTAAAAGTTTAAGGAAAATTAATGAACCAATAATTATTGTTCATGGAGGAGGTTCCTATGGACATTATTGGTCGGTAAAATATGATATGCATACAAAAGAAAAAAAATATGATCTAAGAGGAGTTGCAATTGTTAAAAATTCAATGATTGAATTAAATAAAATCATTTTAGATTCAATGCTAAAAAATAAATTAAATCCATATTCTCTTCCACCAACAGATTTTATGTCAGGAAATAAACCCATTACTAAAAAAATTAAAGAAATTGCAAAAATTGCAAGAACAGGTTTGATTCCAGTCACATATGGAGATGCATTATGGTATGGTCAGAAAAAAACATACATTCTTTCAGGGGATAAAATAATGACCCATATAGCAAAAATACTCAAACCCAGACTTTGTATTTTTGCATTAAATGAAGATGGATTGTATTCAGATTTAAAATCAAAAAAATTAATTTACGAGTTAAAAGGTGAACGAGCAACAATTTCAGAAAACAAGATGGATGTTACCGGAGGAATGTCTAGGAAAGTGGAAGAAGCATCAAAGATTGCCAAGATAGGATTGAATGTGTTTTTTGTAAATGGAAACAAGCCTGAAAGAATTGTGAAAGCGGTTAAAAATAGGACATTTGAAGGAACATTGTTTAGAGGTAAAAGAAATGTCTGA
- the mvk gene encoding mevalonate kinase, which translates to MKSKASSPAKVILFGEHFVVYGVKAILCAINKRITVTAETIQENKISIKSNIGNLELEPNKEISEINSPLRPFYYLANKLIKNQNTGIQVYVESDIPLGVGLGSSSACCVAGAAAISRLFKRTSKEEILKLAIEAERTIFENTSGADCTVCTYGGIMEYDKKKGFNKIKYEPNFHLVIANSEIEHSTKSIVDSVKQFKEKNEDEFSELCKKESKLVEDVSELLKENNIIELGNKITENQEYLEVLGISNEKLRKMIQIGQSKSFGAKITGAGGGGCIFALTNESNLEQTMNEFKNKNYDCFSVKIDFKGLDTF; encoded by the coding sequence TTGAAATCTAAAGCTTCATCACCGGCAAAAGTGATTCTTTTTGGAGAGCATTTTGTAGTATATGGTGTTAAAGCTATTCTGTGTGCAATAAATAAAAGAATTACAGTAACTGCAGAAACAATTCAAGAAAATAAAATTTCCATAAAATCAAACATTGGGAATTTAGAGTTAGAACCCAACAAAGAAATTTCAGAAATTAATTCTCCGTTAAGACCATTTTATTATTTAGCAAATAAATTGATTAAGAATCAAAATACTGGAATTCAAGTTTATGTAGAATCAGACATCCCATTAGGTGTAGGATTAGGGTCATCATCTGCATGTTGTGTTGCAGGCGCTGCTGCAATCTCAAGATTATTCAAAAGAACATCTAAAGAGGAAATTTTAAAGCTCGCAATAGAAGCTGAGAGGACAATTTTTGAAAATACATCAGGGGCAGATTGTACTGTTTGCACATATGGTGGAATTATGGAATATGATAAGAAAAAGGGGTTTAACAAAATAAAATATGAACCCAATTTTCATCTTGTAATAGCCAATTCCGAGATAGAGCATTCAACCAAATCTATAGTAGACAGTGTAAAACAGTTTAAGGAAAAAAACGAGGATGAATTTTCCGAACTATGTAAAAAAGAATCAAAATTAGTAGAAGATGTTTCAGAATTGCTAAAAGAAAATAACATCATAGAACTAGGAAACAAAATAACAGAAAATCAAGAATATCTTGAAGTTTTAGGAATTTCAAATGAAAAATTAAGAAAGATGATTCAAATAGGTCAAAGCAAATCATTTGGCGCAAAAATTACAGGGGCAGGTGGAGGAGGATGTATTTTTGCACTTACAAATGAATCAAATTTGGAACAGACCATGAATGAATTTAAAAATAAGAATTATGATTGTTTTTCCGTAAAAATTGATTTTAAAGGACTGGATACTTTTTAA
- the rpsB gene encoding 30S ribosomal protein S2: MSQQTEATDIKKKVLATGIRVGTQVKTKFMKPFITKASPEGLYMLDLDLTLEKIQTAAKFINRLGAENLIVCSGRQYAETPIEKFCESLGSKKLLGRFMPGTLTNPSLPYYIEPKLVLISDPQVDEQAIIEATNAGIPIIGIANTDNITSNLDVIIPANNRGRKALATVYWLLVRQVLIERGELKEDEAMKNEIDDFETKITEEEIE; encoded by the coding sequence ATGAGCCAACAAACTGAAGCAACAGACATCAAGAAGAAAGTTTTAGCTACTGGTATCAGAGTAGGTACCCAAGTAAAGACAAAATTCATGAAACCATTCATCACCAAAGCTAGTCCTGAAGGGCTTTACATGCTTGATTTAGATCTAACATTAGAAAAAATTCAGACTGCTGCCAAATTCATCAATAGGTTAGGGGCTGAAAATCTAATCGTGTGTTCAGGCAGACAATATGCAGAAACTCCAATCGAAAAGTTCTGTGAAAGTTTGGGCTCAAAGAAACTACTTGGAAGATTTATGCCAGGAACTTTAACGAATCCCTCATTACCATATTACATTGAACCAAAATTAGTTTTAATTTCAGATCCACAGGTGGATGAACAGGCCATCATTGAAGCAACAAATGCAGGTATTCCAATTATCGGAATTGCAAATACAGATAACATCACATCAAATCTAGATGTGATTATTCCAGCAAACAATAGAGGAAGAAAAGCCCTAGCAACAGTTTACTGGTTATTGGTTCGTCAAGTGTTAATCGAAAGAGGGGAATTGAAAGAAGACGAAGCAATGAAAAATGAAATTGATGATTTTGAAACAAAGATTACTGAAGAAGAAATCGAGTAA
- the eno gene encoding phosphopyruvate hydratase, which yields MAKISSIEGRILYNSRGSKTIEVDVKSDNQFLGRVCAPSGASVGKYEAVSFPDGKPEKSLKILKENSQKFIGLESSDLRGVHDVLKSLDDSANYSVVGGALAFAVTIASMESASKALGEPLFKTLSSESSFKFPFPLGNILGGGAHAGPGTPDIQEILICATGSKTIEDAIETNLSVHKELRRVLEKEDPSFTNGRGDEGGWAPKLENQKALEISAKACENLGFTLGKEVSLGVDFASSTQWNEEKGKYVYDRAGFENSTGEQIDFAANIIEKFKLIYAEDAVHEEAFEDMSELTKRFPNTLVAGDDLIVTNKNILKKAIDLKSCNAAILKVNQAGSLFDALEFANEATQNNIKLITSHRSGESTDSQISHIGLATKSKMLKVGIVGGERVAKLNELLRLSEHDLIRGMAEI from the coding sequence TTGGCCAAGATCTCTTCAATTGAAGGACGTATTCTTTACAATAGTAGAGGCAGTAAAACAATCGAAGTAGATGTAAAATCAGATAACCAGTTTTTAGGAAGAGTATGTGCACCGTCAGGTGCAAGTGTAGGAAAATATGAAGCAGTTAGCTTTCCAGATGGAAAACCAGAAAAAAGTCTCAAAATCTTAAAAGAAAATTCTCAAAAATTTATCGGATTAGAATCATCAGATCTGAGAGGAGTTCATGACGTTCTAAAAAGTTTAGACGATTCTGCAAATTATTCAGTTGTGGGAGGAGCCTTAGCTTTTGCAGTTACAATTGCTTCAATGGAATCAGCATCAAAGGCATTAGGAGAGCCATTGTTCAAAACACTATCATCAGAATCTTCATTCAAATTTCCATTTCCTTTAGGAAATATTTTAGGTGGAGGAGCACATGCAGGGCCTGGTACACCAGATATTCAAGAAATTTTAATTTGTGCCACAGGTTCAAAAACTATTGAAGATGCTATTGAAACTAATCTATCAGTACATAAAGAACTTCGTCGTGTTTTAGAAAAAGAAGATCCCAGCTTTACAAACGGTAGAGGTGATGAAGGAGGTTGGGCACCAAAACTAGAAAATCAAAAAGCATTAGAAATTTCTGCAAAAGCATGTGAAAATTTAGGATTTACTTTAGGAAAAGAAGTTTCGTTAGGAGTAGATTTTGCATCATCAACACAGTGGAACGAGGAAAAAGGAAAATATGTTTATGATAGGGCAGGATTTGAAAATTCTACTGGTGAACAGATAGATTTTGCGGCAAATATCATTGAAAAGTTCAAATTAATTTATGCAGAAGATGCAGTTCATGAAGAAGCATTTGAAGACATGTCAGAATTAACAAAAAGATTCCCAAATACGTTAGTTGCAGGGGATGATCTCATTGTTACAAACAAAAATATCTTGAAAAAAGCAATTGACCTAAAATCATGTAATGCAGCAATTTTAAAAGTTAATCAGGCAGGTAGTCTTTTTGATGCTCTAGAATTTGCCAACGAGGCAACTCAAAATAATATCAAATTAATTACCTCACATAGATCTGGAGAATCCACAGATTCTCAAATATCTCATATTGGTCTTGCTACAAAGTCAAAAATGCTCAAAGTAGGCATCGTAGGAGGCGAAAGAGTAGCAAAACTCAATGAATTATTACGACTATCAGAGCATGATTTAATACGCGGTATGGCAGAGATTTAA
- a CDS encoding DNA-directed RNA polymerase subunit N has product MLIPVRCLTCGKLIADKFDDYQNKIKAGEDPTKTLDSLGVERYCCRRMLLTTVETIQQVIPFYEAIQRRKQEVQSELE; this is encoded by the coding sequence GTGTTAATTCCTGTTAGATGTTTAACTTGTGGAAAATTAATTGCAGACAAATTTGATGATTATCAAAATAAAATTAAAGCAGGAGAAGATCCTACAAAAACTCTTGATTCTTTAGGGGTTGAGAGGTATTGTTGCAGAAGAATGCTTTTGACTACTGTAGAAACAATACAACAGGTAATTCCATTTTACGAAGCAATTCAGAGAAGAAAACAAGAAGTTCAATCTGAGTTAGAATAA
- a CDS encoding translin family protein, translating to MTLKNVKPSLNKIAKDLGDTQDAREFLLKNTREIVILCSKSIIAVHKGDLKTGKNNLKQAEILLKKYKKKATEGLKRYLITPEQEFVEAACLIAIVERKEIPSDKKLAVMPESYVLGLLDCVGELKRQVFDKIRIDKIDEATRIFEVMENLYLQLYTFSMYDKVVKEARRKIDVNRILVDDVRSVITEEKRRTELIKILQRLER from the coding sequence ATGACATTAAAAAACGTAAAACCATCATTGAATAAAATTGCAAAGGATTTAGGAGATACCCAAGATGCTAGAGAATTTTTATTAAAAAATACAAGAGAAATTGTGATTCTTTGCAGTAAATCAATTATTGCAGTTCACAAAGGAGATTTAAAAACTGGAAAAAACAATCTAAAACAAGCAGAGATATTATTAAAAAAATATAAGAAAAAAGCAACAGAAGGGTTGAAAAGATATCTGATTACACCAGAGCAGGAATTTGTAGAGGCTGCATGTTTAATTGCAATTGTGGAGAGAAAAGAAATTCCATCAGACAAAAAATTGGCAGTCATGCCAGAATCATATGTCTTAGGATTGCTTGATTGTGTTGGAGAACTGAAAAGACAGGTATTTGATAAAATTAGAATAGATAAGATTGATGAAGCTACTAGAATTTTTGAAGTGATGGAGAATTTGTATCTTCAATTATACACTTTCTCAATGTATGACAAAGTAGTAAAAGAAGCAAGAAGGAAAATTGATGTAAATAGAATTCTAGTTGATGATGTTAGATCGGTAATAACTGAAGAAAAAAGAAGAACTGAATTAATCAAGATTTTACAAAGATTAGAGAGATAA
- a CDS encoding NAD(P)H-hydrate epimerase: MEITVDQMYNIENKGHDMGFLKKFMMENAGAAAVKRLLEKIGDVKSKNILIFVGLGNNGGDGLVMARHLTGYGAKVTVMLLGNSNKIKTEESNWNWSLLQKMPSVKLLSGNSLKFDFKPDIIIDAILGTGISGEIREPYASAINYINETDCYKFAVDVPSGLDPQTGETANIFTKCDMTVTFHKMKQGIPKRKDLTGELFVEKIGIPPEAEEGIL; this comes from the coding sequence ATGGAAATCACAGTTGATCAAATGTACAATATTGAAAATAAAGGACACGATATGGGATTCTTGAAAAAATTCATGATGGAAAATGCGGGAGCTGCTGCAGTTAAAAGATTACTTGAAAAAATTGGAGATGTTAAATCCAAAAATATTCTGATTTTTGTGGGATTGGGAAACAATGGGGGTGATGGTTTGGTTATGGCAAGGCATCTTACAGGATATGGTGCAAAAGTAACTGTAATGCTCCTTGGCAATTCTAATAAAATAAAAACCGAGGAGAGTAATTGGAATTGGTCTCTTTTACAAAAAATGCCTTCGGTAAAACTACTATCTGGAAATTCTTTGAAATTTGATTTCAAACCTGATATTATAATTGACGCAATTCTAGGAACTGGAATATCTGGAGAGATTAGGGAACCTTATGCGTCTGCAATAAATTACATTAATGAAACTGATTGCTACAAATTTGCAGTTGACGTTCCATCTGGCTTAGATCCACAAACTGGAGAAACTGCAAATATTTTCACAAAATGTGATATGACAGTAACATTTCACAAAATGAAACAAGGAATTCCCAAAAGAAAAGATTTGACAGGTGAATTATTTGTTGAAAAAATTGGAATTCCTCCTGAGGCTGAAGAGGGTATACTATGA